One genomic region from Pecten maximus chromosome 5, xPecMax1.1, whole genome shotgun sequence encodes:
- the LOC117327322 gene encoding smad nuclear interacting protein 1-like gives MVRSFTSSDDEDEIRTKRKHQKRSYSRSPKRESKHGKKKKKSRFDESRSMSGSPPPKRKIKTEPESPEYDQGERTHSRKHHRHREDRERRKEEHRHRKEEKIHRRIKQEPDEDARGHRRDHDRMREQRQERERNDDRRREARRQRGNNPFRTEDDGFEYGQQQEQAANNDAQDKEPNNKDQPDFKLSGKLTEDTNTYRGVVIKYNQPPEARKPKKRWRLYPFKGDEALPVLHIHRMSAYLMGRDRLVVDIPTDHPSCSKQHAVLQYRLVNFEREDGTTGRKVAPYIIDLDSSNGTYVNNQRIDPQRYVELFEKDMLKFGFSSREYVLLHEKTDTSELADQESGSGSDT, from the exons ATGGTAAGAAGTTTCACTTCAagtgatgatgaagatgaaatCAGAACGAAACGAAAACACCAAAAACGGTCTTACTCGAGGAGTCCTAAAAGG GAATCTAAGcatggaaaaaagaaaaagaaatcaagATTTGATGAGTCGAGATCAATGAGTGGAAGTCCACCTccaaaaaggaaaataaaaacgGAACCAGAATCTCCAGAGTATGATCAAGGGGAGAGAACTCATAGCAGGAAGCATCACAGACATAGGGAGGATCGAGAGAGAAGAAAAGAGGAACACAGACacagaaaagaagaaaaaattcACCGTCGAATAAAACAAGAACCTGACGAGGATGCAAGAGGACACAGAAGAGATCATGATCGTATGAGAGAGCAAAgacaagagagagagagaaatgATGACAGGAGACGTGAGGCTAGGAGACAAAGGGGTAATAATCCATTTAGAACAGAAGATGATGGTTTTGAGTATGGGCAGCAGCAAGAACAAGCAGCTAATAATGATGCACAGGATAAAGAGCCAAACAACAAAGATCAACCAGACTTTAAACTCTCAGGGAAACTAACAGAGGACACTAATACATATCGTGGTGTAGTTATAAAGTATAACCAACCTCCTGAGGCCAGAAAGCCAAAGAAACGATGGAGATTGTATCCCTTTAAGGGGGATGAAGCCCTGCCTGTGTTACACATTCATAGAATGAGTGCCTATTTAATGGGAAGAGACAGACTGGTTGTAGACATTCCCACAGATCATCCTTCCTGCTCCAAACAGCATGCTGTCCTTCAGTACAGACTTGTGAACTTTGAACGTGAAGACGGTACAACAGGTCGTAAGGTTGCTCCCTATATCATAGATCTTGACTCCTCCAATGGCACCTATGTGAATAATCAAAGGATAGATCCTCAGAGATATGTGGAATTATTTGAGAAAGACATGCTGAAGTTTGGGTTCAGCTCCAGAGAGTACGTTTTACTTCATGAAAAGACCGACACATCTGAATTAGCTGATCAGGAGTCTGGATCGGGTTCGGATACTTGA